The Methanoregula boonei 6A8 genome has a window encoding:
- a CDS encoding HAD family hydrolase yields the protein MSKESFQEDIRTRPARALLFDMDNTLFDLVGAQIAACESVVRHLGYDDGDDLFLYFLNGSHGFESTENIRQYMEERRIPTNGMYEQACRIYASEKLRNVTPYPGVAKTLAAVRERGYTMALVTDAEHPDARLRLDKCGLTRFFDCMVTYDKVGVKKPAPDPFLAALRAVDARPHEALFIGDSPRRDIEPCNKLGIRTVYARYGDRFSKTRDNIAADFVIDRMDELLRILAPIPVAGSPPGT from the coding sequence GTGAGCAAGGAATCTTTTCAGGAGGATATTCGCACAAGACCGGCCCGTGCGCTCCTCTTTGACATGGACAATACCCTTTTCGATCTGGTCGGGGCCCAGATTGCTGCCTGCGAAAGCGTAGTGCGCCATCTCGGTTACGATGACGGTGACGATCTTTTCCTGTACTTCCTTAACGGCTCCCACGGCTTTGAATCAACGGAGAATATCCGGCAGTACATGGAGGAGCGCCGGATCCCCACAAACGGCATGTACGAGCAGGCCTGCCGGATCTATGCAAGCGAGAAACTCCGCAATGTCACGCCCTACCCCGGTGTCGCAAAGACCCTTGCAGCAGTCCGGGAACGGGGCTATACGATGGCCCTTGTCACCGATGCGGAACATCCCGATGCCCGGCTCCGGCTGGACAAATGCGGGCTCACCCGGTTTTTTGATTGCATGGTGACGTATGACAAAGTCGGCGTCAAGAAACCTGCGCCCGATCCGTTCCTTGCGGCCCTGAGAGCCGTGGATGCGAGGCCCCACGAGGCCCTCTTTATCGGTGACAGCCCGCGCCGGGATATCGAGCCCTGCAACAAGCTCGGGATCCGTACCGTGTATGCGCGGTACGGTGACCGTTTCTCAAAAACCCGGGACAATATTGCGGCCGATTTCGTGATCGACCGCATGGACGAGCTCCTCCGGATCCTTGCGCCCATCCCCGTTGCCGGTTCCCCGCCCGGAACGTGA
- a CDS encoding pyruvoyl-dependent arginine decarboxylase, whose translation MFVPSRIFFTKGVGIHKDRLASFELALRKAGIEKCNLVYVSSIFPPNCKQIPTRTGLRELQSGGITFCVMARNETNEPNRLVSAAVGLALPKDVEEYGYLSEHHAFGETQERTGEYAEDLAATMLATTLGIEFDANAAWQEREQTYKASGKIIRTKHVCQSAQGDKNGLWTTVIAVAVFL comes from the coding sequence ATGTTTGTTCCATCGAGGATCTTTTTCACCAAGGGGGTGGGAATCCATAAAGATCGGCTGGCTTCATTTGAGCTGGCATTGCGCAAGGCCGGCATTGAAAAATGCAACCTTGTGTACGTATCCAGTATCTTTCCCCCTAACTGCAAACAGATCCCGACCCGGACCGGCCTGCGTGAACTCCAGTCCGGTGGCATTACGTTCTGCGTGATGGCGAGGAACGAGACAAACGAGCCAAACCGGCTGGTCTCGGCCGCAGTCGGCCTTGCCCTTCCCAAGGATGTGGAAGAGTACGGGTACCTCTCCGAGCACCATGCATTCGGGGAGACCCAGGAAAGGACCGGGGAATATGCCGAAGATCTTGCGGCAACCATGCTTGCGACCACACTTGGTATCGAGTTCGATGCAAATGCGGCCTGGCAGGAACGCGAGCAGACCTATAAGGCAAGCGGTAAGATCATCCGGACCAAGCATGTCTGCCAGTCGGCACAGGGTGACAAGAACGGCCTGTGGACAACAGTCATTGCGGTTGCGGTTTTTCTCTGA
- a CDS encoding slipin family protein, which yields MDIPAFYLFAGIVILIIAVVLLAMAIKIANQWERAVVLFLGRFVGIRGPGIFLIVPFLSRVAYWIDLRVITTSFNAEQTLTKDTVPVNVDAVLFWQVIDVQKAALEVKDYRDAISLASQTALRDVIGKTLLADMLAGREAIDAELQKMIGNRVSGWGIRILSVEIRDVVIPGSLQDAMSMQAQAERERQARVILGDSERQIAEKFEQAAKSYENNPTALHLRAMNMLYEGLKTGNATIVLVPATALESMNLGAITGTTALAETLAKEPKQKKDQPLEQP from the coding sequence GTGGATATACCAGCGTTTTACCTGTTTGCCGGAATTGTGATCCTGATTATTGCGGTAGTTCTCCTTGCGATGGCGATCAAGATCGCCAACCAGTGGGAGCGGGCGGTTGTCCTGTTCCTGGGGAGATTTGTAGGAATCCGGGGGCCGGGGATTTTTCTCATTGTCCCGTTCCTGAGCCGGGTTGCATACTGGATTGATCTCCGGGTCATTACGACTTCGTTCAATGCAGAACAGACCTTAACAAAAGACACGGTGCCGGTCAATGTTGATGCGGTATTGTTCTGGCAGGTTATTGACGTGCAGAAGGCGGCACTTGAGGTCAAGGATTACCGGGATGCGATCTCACTTGCCTCGCAGACTGCGCTCAGGGATGTTATCGGCAAAACTCTCCTTGCGGATATGCTTGCCGGGAGAGAAGCGATCGATGCCGAGCTCCAGAAGATGATCGGGAACCGGGTAAGTGGCTGGGGCATCAGGATCCTTTCTGTGGAGATCCGTGATGTCGTAATCCCGGGATCTCTCCAGGATGCCATGTCCATGCAGGCCCAGGCCGAGCGCGAACGGCAGGCCCGGGTCATCCTTGGGGATTCCGAGCGGCAGATTGCCGAGAAGTTCGAGCAGGCTGCAAAAAGTTACGAGAACAATCCTACTGCTCTTCACCTCCGGGCCATGAACATGCTGTACGAAGGGCTCAAAACAGGAAATGCTACCATTGTCCTTGTACCGGCGACCGCGCTTGAATCCATGAACCTTGGGGCAATTACCGGCACAACCGCACTTGCAGAGACGCTCGCAAAAGAACCAAAGCAGAAAAAAGATCAACCGCTGGAACAGCCGTAA
- a CDS encoding protease inhibitor I42 family protein, with the protein MSINATQNGAVICAKLNNSIRIELSDPSRMGGYWTMDASPGLQVIDEGIITYYSYLNRTPSQYPITSAHIERYTHAWNVTVIGTGVQTISGYTSFSGNTAPHNKFDLTVVVE; encoded by the coding sequence ATGAGCATCAACGCGACACAGAACGGTGCTGTTATCTGTGCGAAACTGAACAATTCTATAAGAATTGAGCTCTCCGATCCTTCGAGGATGGGCGGGTATTGGACGATGGATGCAAGTCCCGGTCTCCAGGTTATTGATGAAGGGATCATCACATACTATTCTTATCTAAACAGGACGCCCTCGCAGTATCCCATAACCAGCGCACATATAGAGAGGTATACCCACGCGTGGAATGTCACCGTGATCGGTACCGGGGTTCAGACTATAAGCGGATATACCAGTTTCTCCGGGAATACCGCTCCTCACAACAAGTTTGACCTGACGGTAGTTGTCGAGTAA